One Drosophila willistoni isolate 14030-0811.24 chromosome 2R unlocalized genomic scaffold, UCI_dwil_1.1 Seg167, whole genome shotgun sequence DNA segment encodes these proteins:
- the LOC6642151 gene encoding ABC transporter G family member 20: MAAVEVRNGYKYYGSKSNPKIVLNQLNMNVMRGSIYGLLGASGCGKTTLLSCIVGQRCLNGGEVNVLGVKPGLPGSGVPGSRVGFMPQEIALVGEMTVKETVFYFGRIYGLTDERIRDKFKTLKDLLQLPPARQMVKQCSGGQQRRLSFACAMIHDPELLILDEPTVGLDPMLREKIWDFLVETTRNSKLAVIITTHYIEEAKQANCIGLMRNGVLLAEDTPTNIMIKFGTQSIEDAFLILSQRQGNEDELVQILDQNRNQASVPTATLPTEVIDTHEPNTMEKPPFRHEVVESENRKKIFFTTKGTIKALMTKNFVQLFRQPSGFIFMLFFPIIQLSTFYLAIGLTPKDLNLGVFSGEVKSYSECFDDNLITVFNANDSCQFNKLSCRFIQELDDDVATRKYYATESEALKDAKRVNTVGYIHFAHNFSESLYALMEDGIHAPDGAVDNAEIGVHIDMTDQQVAFFMQRKLRDKFSNFMEKVVEECNASKALVELPVQFQDPIYGSNDIEFQQYCAPGVVMTMVFFLATLMTATVFISERMDGIWDRTLLAGVSATEMLWAHLLTQLIIMTLQSFEVIMFIGLVFDTYNKGDTMTLIGLLTMTAFCGMLFGLFISVFCKTHTEANFVATGAFYPMIILCGLLWPLESMPGFLQDLVMVLPFTIPSISARNVIEKGWSITNEKVYNGFLVMAAWTIIFFALCLVGIRRKA, translated from the exons atgGCGGCCGTTGAAGTGAGAAATGGTTATAAGTACTATGGCTCCAAATCGAATCCCAAGATTGTGCTCAATCAGCTGAATATGAATGTGATGCGTGGTTCCAT TTATGGCTTACTGGGTGCCTCAGGTTGTGGCAAAACTACGCTGCTTTCGTGCATTGTGGGTCAAAGGTGTCTAAATGGCGGCGAGGTTAACGTGTTGGGTGTTAAGCCCGGTCTACCTGGCAGTGGAGTGCCGGGATCTCGTGTGGGTTTTATGCCTCAGGAAATAGCTCTGGTCGGGGAGATGACAGTAAAGGAGACAGTTTTCTATTTCGGTCGCATTTATGGCCTAACAGATGAACGTATACGTGACAAGTTCAAGACATTGAAGGACTTATTGCAATTGCCGCCAGCCCGACAAATGGTCAAGCAATGCAGTGGTGGACAACAGAGACGTTTGTCCTTTGCCTGCGCCATGATTCATGATCCTGAATTATTGATTTTGGATGAGCCGACAGTGGGCTTGGATCCCATGTTGCGTGAGAA AATCTGGGATTTTCTTGTGGAAACTACCAGAAATAGCAAACTGGCTGTGATTATTACCACACATTATATTGAGGAAGCCAAGCAGGCTAATTGT ATTGGCCTCATGCGTAATGGCGTTCTTCTGGCAGAAGATACGCCTACAAATATcatgatcaaatttggcacccAATCGATTGAAGATGCCTTTCTAATACTCAGTCAAAGGCAGGGCAATGAAGATGAGTTAGTTCAGATATTGGATCAAAATAGAAATCAAGCCTCAGTACCAACAGCTACGCTGCCTACGGAAGTGATAGATACCCATGAACCAAATACAATGGAGAAACCACCATTTCGACATGAAGTAGTAGAAAGTGAAAATCGTAAAAAGATATTCTTTACGACAAAAGGAACAATTAAGGCCTTGATGACTAAGAATTTTGTGCAATTATTTAGACAGCCCTC GGGCTTCATCTTTATGCTGTTCTTTCCCATTATACAGTTATCTACCTTCTATTTGGCCATTGGTTTAACACCCAAAGATCTAAATTTGGGCGTCTTTTCGGGCGAAGTAAAGAGCTACAGTGAATGTTTTGACGATAATTTGATTACAGTGTTTAATGCCAATGACAGTTGTCAGTTTAACAAGCTATCGTGTCGTTTTATACAAGAATTGGACGACGATGTTGCCACTCGAAAATATTATGCCACCGAATCGGAAGCATTGAAAGATGCCAAACGCGTCAATACCGTGGGCTATATACATTTTGCGCATAATTTCAGTGAATCGCTATATGCATTAATGGAAGATGGTATTCATGCCCCTGATGGAGCTGTGGACAATGCCGAAATCGGTGTTCACATTGATATGACGG ATCAACAAGTGGCCTTCTTTATGCAGCGTAAATTACGCGATAAATTCAGCAATTTCATGGAGAAGGTGGTGGAGGAATGCAATGCATCAAAGGCTTTGGTGGAGTTACCCGTACAATTTCAGGATCCTATCTACGGAAGTAATGATATTGAGTTTCAACAATATTGCGCTCCTGGTGTGGTAATGAC GATGGTCTTCTTTTTGGCTACCTTAATGACAGCTACTGTCTTCATTTCGGAACGCATGGATGGCATTTGGGATCGAACTTTGTTAGCTGGAGTTTCGGCCACTGAAATGCTTTGGGCACATTTGCTAACTCAATTGATTATAATGACTTTGCAATCATTTGAAGTCATCATGTTTATAGGACTTGTGTTTGATACGTACAATAAAGGAGATACGATGACTCTAATCGGTTTACTAACAATGACCGCCTTCTGTGGCATGCTGTTTGGTCTTTTTATATCCGTATTCtgtaaaacacacacagaggccAATTTTGTGGCCACAGGAGCCTTTTATCCCATGATTATACTTTGCG gACTTCTTTGGCCTTTGGAGAGTATGCCAGGTTTCTTGCAAGATTTGGTTATGGTGTTACCATTTACGATACCCTCGATATCGGCAAGAAATGTTATAGAGAAAGGATGGAGCATCACCAATGAGAAGGTCTACAATGGTTTTCTTGTTATGGCCGCTTGGACCATAATATTCTTTGCTCTCTGTCTGGTGGGAATCAGACGTAAGGCGTAG
- the LOC6642119 gene encoding uncharacterized protein LOC6642119 yields MISTRSYYVFEMLIFLIIFLSFPGLISTLPHKDMAQKLLITQLYKGKTHIQGDLTVLRILYDTNTIQIYCRQDSPLTWLNLFRTVQVHLEFQETNNAVDWQQYREESALEVYHAHHLKREHFVGKYLTKSKQKTHVIDLPAHEKSCYGIYTNRTYKLQLKEVTCDRDRLAQLILGVGLFVMAPMISTSPYCFDFSSICFGAYVSSVILIFVALFLAGDRSFRSLPSLKTNMDTIFDEHVILVFGIWLAGGLLMQKLCLRWRWLWQFSITRRVLCRIYRIVAYLMISTASDYNLFGWFCVFLFLPWPELSRIYDWLKKHNVYYRRLIGQFLGYKRNQPINNDANKMQEINNQCYPIVHDSYQSKYQMQLRVLHENPPELVHVDFIDDDDYTTSVTTNYSSPTTSVTTNYSSPYQYHCGSSSLRSLWYGD; encoded by the coding sequence ATGATTTCAACGAGATCCTACTACGTATTCGAAATGTTAATATTTCTCATAATTTTTCTCAGTTTTCCAGGGTTAATTTCAACCTTGCCCCATAAGGATATGGCTCAGAAGCTATTGATTACCCAATTGTATAAGGGAAAGACCCATATTCAGGGTGACTTAACAGTGCTGCGAATATTATATGATACCAATACGATTCAAATCTATTGTCGCCAGGATAGTCCTCTAACATGGCTGAATCTATTTCGAACAGTTCAAGTACACTTGGAATTTCAAGAAACAAATAATGCTGTTGATTGGCAACAATACAGGGAGGAATCAGCTCTGGAGGTTTACCATGCCCATCACCTGAAACGGGAACACTTTGTGGGGAAATACCTGACGAAAAGTAAGCAGAAAACTCATGTGATTGATTTGCCGGCCCATGAGAAATCCTGTTATGGCATCTACACAAATCGGACATATAAACTACAGCTAAAGGAAGTGACATGTGATCGTGATCGTCTGGCGCAATTAATCTTGGGGGTTGGCTTATTCGTAATGGCGCCCATGATATCAACTAGCCCATACTGCTTTGATTTTTCATCCATCTGTTTTGGGGCTTATGTCAGCAGTGTAATCCTGATCTTTGTGGCTCTATTTCTCGCAGGGGATCGAAGTTTTAGAAGTCTCCCGTCGCTAAAAACAAATATGGATACAATTTTCGATGAGCATGTGATTCTGGTGTTTGGAATTTGGTTGGCTGGTGGACTGTTGATGCAAAAGCTTTGTCTGCGTTGGCGATGGTTGTGGCAATTCAGTATCACCAGACGTGTTCTTTGCCGGATATATAGAATTGTGGCCTATCTGATGATCTCTACGGCCTCGgattataatttatttggttggttttgtgttttcttgttCCTGCCTTGGCCGGAATTATCGCGTATTTATGATTGGCTGAAAAAACATAATGTCTATTATCGACGACTAATCGGCCAATTTCTGGGCTATAAGAGAAACCAGCCAATAAACAATGatgcaaataaaatgcaaGAAATCAACAATCAATGTTACCCAATAGTTCATGATTCTTATcaatcaaaataccaaatgcAGTTACGTGTTCTGCACGAGAATCCGCCAGAATTAGtgcatgttgattttattGATGACGATGATTATACCACTTCGGTTACCACAAACTATAGTAGTCCTACCACTTCGGTTACCACAAACTATAGTAGTCCATATCAATATCACTGTGGCAGCAGTTCTTTACGCAGTCTTTGGTATGGAGATTAA
- the LOC6642120 gene encoding septin-interacting protein 1: MSDNEYERFEITDYDLDNEFNINRPRGRQSKHQQIYGIWADGDDSEEDEGSRPSRSRSRAPKDYTMPVNFVAGGIQQAGKKKKKKAIEDGNDGDDKDKDDNEEAENSDASSENARPAFGNQKSTDESSSADEQKPTMAKIKQTAGLRHRSHIASDRNVGAWEQHTRGIGAKLLLQMGYEPGRGLGKDLQGISQPVQAHVRKGRGAIGAYGPETAASVGGKPKLSIKVDEDVQEAKEFKEQMNKWRKGGAAGSAADSQEKAGKRYYYKSVEEVIAKGKKSQHLLSEKLSKKLGNVPVIDMTGPEKRVLSGYHALGQAKVAIDDVEEKPSGVSAFAMPELTHNLQLLVSQCEQQIIAIDKSERESSSQQQALEIEYKHLEEIVQLEQNHIKTLEEALQRVDKLSEDPDISLSEAEHLFLELIHDYSSEFKEFGLADLAAGVIAPLMKRELSSWQPLEQPTKPLQLVKKWRSMLQDKDLTEQKSRNVFDPYSSLIWAGVMPSFRTCAANWPPKDYSPMAALLDAWAPLMPTWVLDSVLEQLILPRLAKGVQEWDPLTDTVPIHSWILPWHGILGPKLEESIYPQIRSKLGAALQSWSPADRSARAMLTPWQQAFPEDEMVHFLLLHIIPKLQIVLGEFIINPLHQDLEMWHQVWEWNELIPPMHMANLLDKHFFPRWMQVLVLWLNQSPDYAEISRWYTGWKGMLSEGLLREPSVKEHLRRALEMMHRATDALLQPATATPPPPVPPAPPAAVLLPPVMLMEQPAQLEFKELVSQKCAELGIIFAPLPGRRELGKQIYRVGKLFCYIDRNVCMLSDGNLSNWQPVGLNQLLERSQTGIL, encoded by the exons ATGTCAGACAATGAGTATGAACGCTTTGAGATCACCGACTATGATTTGGACAACGAATTCAATATAAACAGACCCCGCGGCAGGCAGAGCAAGCACCAGCAAATTTATG GTATTTGGGCCGATGGGGATGACAGTGAGGAGGATGAAGGAAGCCGCCCATCGCGATCCCGAAGTCGGGCTCCAAAGGATTACACTATGCCGGTCAATTTTGTGGCAGGGGGAATCCAACAAGCtggcaaaaagaagaagaagaaggccATTGAAGACGGCAACGATGGCGATGACAAGGATAAAGATGACAATGAGGAAGCGGAAAACAGCGATGCATCCAGTGAAAATGCCCGTCCTGCCTTTGGGAATCAGAAAAGTACCGATGAGTCTTCTTCGGCGGATGAGCAAAAGCCCACAatggccaaaataaaacaaaccgCCGGACTGAGACATCGCTCGCATATAGCCAGTGATCGTAATGTGGGAGCGTGGGAACAACATACCAGAGGCATTGGCGCCAAATTGTTGCTTCAGATGGGCTACGAGCCAGGCAGAGGTCTCGGCAAGGACCTGCAAGGTATTTCCCAGCCTGTGCAGGCGCATGTAAGAAAAGGTCGAGGCGCCATAGGAGCATATGGACCGGAGACAGCAGCCAGTGTGGGTGGCAAACCAAAATTGAGCATTAAAGTCGACGAAGATGTACAAGAGGCCAAGGAATTCAAAGAGCAGATGAACAAATGGCGCAAAGGCGGGGCAGCAGGATCAGCAGCCGACAGTCAAGAAAAGGCAGGCAAACGTTACTACTACAAATCCGTCGAAGAGGTCATAGCCAAGGGCAAAAAGTCCCAACATTTGTTATCCGAGAAATTGAGCAAAAAATTGGGCAATGTGCCAGTAATTGATATGACGGGACCGGAGAAACGTGTTCTCAGTGGTTATCATGCCCTGGGTCAGGCTAAAGTTGCAATCGATGATGTTGAGGAGAAACCAAGTGGAGTCTCCGCCTTTGCCATGCCGGAATTGACCCACAACCTGCAACTTTTGGTCAGTCAATGCGAACAACAAATCATAGCCATAGATAAATCCGAGCGTGAATCCTCCAGCCAGCAGCAGGCATTAGAAATTGAATACAAACATCTCGAGGAGATAGTCCAACTGGAACAGAATCACATTAAAACACTCGAAGAGGCTTTACAAAGAGTGGACAAGCTGAGTGAAGATCCCGACATAAGTCTATCGGAGGCGGAACACTTATTCCTCGAACTCATCCATGATTATTCATCGGAATTCAAGGAATTTGGTCTGGCCGATTTGGCTGCCGGCGTAATAGCTCCATTAATGAAGAGAGAACTATCCAGCTGGCAACCTTTGGAGCAACCTACTAAACCCCTGCAGCTTGTTAAGAAATGGCGAAGCATGCTTCAAGACAAGGATCTCACCGAACAAAAGTCACGCAATGTCTTTGATCCGTACTCGTCATTGATCTGGGCCGGAGTGATGCCATCGTTTCGTACCTGTGCCGCCAATTGGCCACCAAAGGATTACTCGCCCATGGCTGCTCTACTCGATGCTTGGGCCCCGTTAATGCCCACATGGGTGCTCGATTCGGTGTTGGAGCAACTCATTCTGCCGCGATTGGCCAAAGGTGTACAAGAATGGGATCCCCTCACTGATACTGTTCCCATTCACAGTTGGATTCTACCTTGGCATGGCATTTTGGGTCCCAAACTGGAAGAATCCATATATCCTCAGATAAGAAGTAAACTTGGTGCAGCCTTGCAATCCTGGTCGCCAGCAGATCGTTCGGCCCGTGCCATGCTAACACCTTGGCAACAGGCATTTCCCGAAGATGAAATGGTTCATTTCCTTTTGCTTCACATTATTCCCAAATTGCAAATTGTTCTCGGTGAATTCATTATCAATCCATTGCATCAAGACTTGGAAATGTGGCATCAAGTTTGGGAATGGAATGAATTGATACCACCCATGCATATGGCCAATTTGTTGGATAAACATTTCTTTCCACGCTGGATGCAG GTCCTGGTATTATGGTTAAATCAATCGCCTGACTATGCGGAAATATCTCGTTGGTATACTGGTTGGAAAGGTATGCTAAGTGAAGGATTATTGCGTGAACCCTCCGTAAAAGAGCATCTACGACGTGCTCTGGAAATGATGCATCGTGCCACAGATGCCTTGCTGCAACCAGCAACGGCCACACCACCGCCCCCAGTGCCACCAGCTCCGCCAGCTGCTGTTCTCCTGCCGCCTGTTATGCTTATGGAACAACCCGCACAATTGGAATTCAAAGAGTTGGTCTCACAGAAATGTGCCGAATTGGGCATCATTTTTGCCCCACTACCCGGTCGTCGGGAACTTGGCAAGCAG aTTTATCGCGTTGGCAAACTTTTTTGCTATATTGATCGAAATGTCTGCATGTTGAGCGATGGCAACCTTAGCAATTGGCAACCTGTGGGCCTTAATCAACTATTAGAACGTTCACAAACAGGAATACTTTAG